A single genomic interval of Oncorhynchus tshawytscha isolate Ot180627B linkage group LG15, Otsh_v2.0, whole genome shotgun sequence harbors:
- the LOC112233838 gene encoding LOW QUALITY PROTEIN: insulin receptor substrate 1-B (The sequence of the model RefSeq protein was modified relative to this genomic sequence to represent the inferred CDS: deleted 1 base in 1 codon) produces MECQPPDPQSYEDVRKNGYLRKQKSMHRRYFVLRTATERGPARLEYYESEKKFRGKTPVPKKALVLETCFNINKRADAKNKHMIVLYTRAESFAIAAENEADQDEWYQAMVELQCKSKTPTTDTGAGGDYGVPTPGPAFKEVWQVKVWPKGLGQAKNLVGVYRLCLTDKTVNFVKLNSDAAAVVLQLMNVRRCGHSENFFFVEVGRSAVTGPGEFWMQVDDSVVAQNMHETLLEAMKALSEEFRQRSKSQSNSGPGGGATASNPISVPSRRHHPNPPPSQVGFTRRPRTEPPGGSGTGGNSANASPTPRHSFPRSGTASDGVKGEEGVGGACGGVGQSSSPTTNGSCSTTPILRSKLARSASTPTKNNSLSLMRSISTPASSPAPSLSSSSSHCSEFGVVVGATGGGGGATGTGAYSRLHSHNASVSGSPSDYGSSDEYGSSPGEHSAPSPNMPGGSARSGRYQSLDDEAANYILMGQRGGGGAPTSGSLPAGASSSAPSHQPQTRRVLRRSSSRECEAERQLLSKRASLPPMALERLAPQPHRGEEEQDEDVADYAIMSRSTSGDSFTTCISSQRDSEMSPGGGGGGGGYLDVAVELVGSGGIVRDNGYMSMLPGGVTQPPVSLTHSLSVSDSESKPADDYMAMTPNNSVSPPQQIRPPPGSGDGYMMMSPNSSCSPDQRGCLGGVAWVDSSSADSRAGSDYMNMSPISIRSANSSPLPRAPPQTDHHPSLQAPKMVYSYYSLPRSYKHTPPGGHFEDGPGRGRRPNGSSDVRGVGRAVVVRQDPNLGAVQGRHLSLSSSSYSSSSASSESLGENEDRALQGAGSSGGGAHSKDMGLLQQRRAAPKQGQQGGPRTRPVSLFVDVSKANTLPRVRENPLPPEPKSPGEYVSIEFKGDQSARGGPGGGGGRGLRHGMSLPHGSSQHPSHRAASCLGGFMPLPRSPSTPQTPIMPLTPPSASEYVNMDLRPSPSPSPLSLTPLSFPTFPTPPTPPPMILVPKAHDEYRVALQQQGGTEGAEAGPRTNRQTTHVVVTQSESPTSCGDYTEMAFSLKNNTVPSSTSNNTFPKAPSPARPDPPVPVVTLGLDFPLPKPGPNPDHGAKVIRADPQGRRRHCSETFLASPSLPPPSSNSSSAASLFPEQAQAVARRLGFEGMLWGNGVSAEHLPSQFLHPGPGIPAAQALSMEQGLNYIDLDLANKESPHSALDGSSTIQAIPPRLYSSVLNGGGGVGVSGAGIGGSGGSNLNTYASIDFYKSEELRTHPNGNKDGTEC; encoded by the exons GTAAGACGCCTACTACTGACACAGGTGCTGGAGGGGACTACGGCGTGCCCACCCCAGGCCCTGCCTTCAAGGAGGTGTGGCAGGTCAAGGTGTGGCCTAAAGGGCTGGGCCAGGCCAAGAACCTGGTGGGTGTCTACCGGCTGTGCCTGACCGACAAGACGGTCAACTTTGTCAAGCTCAACTCGGACGCGGCCGCCGTGGTCCTGCAGTTGATGAATGTGCGCCGCTGCGGTCACTCCGAAAACTTCTTCTTTGTGGAGGTTGGTCGCTCTGCGGTTACGGGCCCCGGGGAATTCTGGATGCAG GTGGATGACTCAGTGGTGGCCCAGAACATGCATGAGACCCTACTGGAAGCCATGAAAGCCCTGAGTGAGGAGTTCCGCCAACGCAGCAAGTCACAGTCCAATTCTGGGCCAGGTGGGGGAGCCACCGCCTCCAACCCCATCAGCGTCCCCTCGCGACGCCACCATCCCAACCCTCCCCCCAGCCAGGTGGGCTTCACCCGTAGACCTCGCACCGAGCCGCCCGGAGGGTCTGGAACAGGCGGCAACAGCGCAAACGCATCACCCACCCCCCGCCACAGTTTCCCCAGGTCAGGCACAGCCAGTGATGGGGTTAAAGGAGAAGAAGGGGTGGGGGGAGCGTGCGGAGGTGTAGGTCAGAGTTCCAGTCCTACCACCAATGGGTCCTGCTCCACCACGCCCATCCTCAGGTCCAAGTTGGCCCGTTCTGCCTCCACCCCAACCAAGAACAACTCCCTGAGCCTGATGCGCTCCATCTCCACCCCAGCTTCCTCCCCAGCTCCTAGCTTGTCCTCCAGCTCCAGCCACTGCTCTGAGTTTGGGGTAGTGGTGGGTGCAaccggaggaggtggaggagcaaCAGGGACCGGTGCCTACAGCCGCCTCCACTCCCACAACGCCTCCGTGTCGGGCTCCCCCAGCGATTATGGCTCCTCGGATGAGTACGGCTCCAGCCCTGGGGAGcactctgccccctcccccaaCATGCCAGGAGGGTCAGCCAGGTCAGGCCGTTATCAATCCCTGGACGACGAGGCTGCTAACTACATCCTAATGGGCcagcgtggtggtggtggagCTCCAACATCTGGCTCTCTGCCTGCCGGAGCATCCAGCTCAGCCCCTTCTCACCAGCCCCAGACCAGGAGGGTCCTGCGGCGCTCCTCTAGCCGGGAATGTGAAGCCGAGAGGCAGTTGCTGAGCAAGCGGGCGTCCCTGCCTCCCATGGCCCTGGAGCGCCTGGCCCCGCAACCCCacaggggggaggaggagcaggatgaAGACGTGGCGGACTACGCCATCATGTCCCGCAGCACCAGCGGGGATTCCTTCACCACCTGCATCTCCTCACAAAGAGACTCTGAGATGAGCCccggtggaggagggggaggagggggataccTGGACGTGGCTGTAGAGTTGGTTGGTAGTGGAGGTATAGTGCGGGATAACGGCTATATGTCCATGCTACCGGGAGGAGTTACCCAACCTCCAGTCTCCCTCACCCACTCGCTTTCCGTCTCTGACTCGGAGTCCAAGCCAGCGGATGACTACATGGCCATGACGCCTAACAACAGCGTGTCCCCCCCGCAGCAGATCCGGCCCCCTCCTGGCTCTGGCGACGGCTACATGATGATGTCACCCAACAGCAGCTGCTCTCCGGACCAGCGTGGCTGCCTGGGAGGTGTGGCCTGGGTGGACAGCAGCAGCGCCGACAGCCGGGCGGGCAGCGACTACATGAACATGTCTCCCATCAGCATCCGCTCGGCCAACAGCAGCCCCCTCCCCCGAGCA CCCCCTCAGACAGACCACCACCCCTCACTGCAGGCCCCCAAGATGGTCTACTCCTACTACTCACTGCCCCGCTCCTACAAACACACGCCACCTGGTGGACACTTCGAGGACGGTCCCGGCCGAGGCAGGAGGCCCAATGGGAGCAGTGATGTTAGAGGAGTTGGCAGGGCGGTGGTGGTTCGTCAGGACCCCAATTTGGGTGCAGTCCAAGGTCGccacctgtccctctcctcgtccTCATACTCCTCCAGCTCTGCCAGCAGTGAGAGCCTAGGGGAGAACGAGGACAGGGCTCTCCAGGGAGCAGGGTCCTCAGGTGGGGGAGCTCACTCTAAAGACATGGGGCTCCTCCAGCAGAGACGGGCAGCCCCAAAGCAGGGCCAGCAGGGGGGACCCAGGACCCGGCCTGTCAGCCTGTTTGTGGACGTGTCCAAAGCAAACACCCTCCCCAGGGTCCGTGAGAACCCCCTCCCCCCAGAGCCCAAGAGCCCAGGGGAGTACGTCAGCATTGAATTCAAGGGAGATCAAAGCGCCAGAGGAGGGccaggaggtgggggagggaggggactcaGACACGGGATGTCCCTGCCTCACGGCTCCAGCCAGCACCCTTCACACCGGGCTGCCTCTTGCCTGGGGGGGTTCATGCCCCTCCCCCGAAGCCCCTCCACCCCCCAGACCCCCATCATGCCCCTCACCCCTCCATCCGCCTCAGAATATGTCAACATGGACCTGCGGCCCTCAccgtccccctctcccctctccctgacaCCACTGAGCTTCCCAACCTTCCCCACCCCACCAACGCCTCCTCCAATGATCCTGGTCCCCAAGGCCCACGACGAGTACAGGGTGGCCCTTCAGCAGCAAGGCGGGACAGAGGGTGCTGAAGCGGGTcccaggacaaacagacagactacCCATGTAGTGGTGACTCAATCAGAGTCCCCTACCTCCTGCGGGGACTATACAGAGATGGCCTTCAGCCTGAAAAACAACACCGTCCCCAGCTCCACGTCCAACAACACCTTCCCCAAAGCCCCCTCCCCAGCCAGGCCCGATCCCCCAGTCCCTGTCGTCACCCTGGGCCTGGACTTCCCCCTGCCTAAACCTGGGCCCAACCCGGACCACGGGGCTAAAGTGATCCGGGCCGACCCCCAGGGCCGCAGGCGCCACTGCTCCGAAACCTTCctcgcctccccctctctccctcccccctcctccaactcctcctctGCTGCCTCTCTCTTCCCGGAGCAAGCCCAGGCCGTGGCTCGCCGGCTTGGGTTTGAGGGCATGCTGTGGGGGAATGGAGTGTCGGCCGAGCATCTCCCCTCGCAGTTCCTCCACCCTGGGCCTGGCATACCCGCTGCCCAGGCTTTGTCCATGGAGCAAGGCCTTAACTACATAGACTTGGACTTGGCCAACAAAGAGAGCCCTCATTCAGCCTTAGATGGGTCCTCAACCATACAGGCTATCCCCCCTCGCCTCTACTCATCCGTACTGAATGGGGGGGGCGGGGTGGGGGTGTCAGGGGCGGGCATCGGGGGTAGTGGCGGCTCCAACCTCAACACCTATGCCAGCATTGACTTCTACAAGTCAGAAGAGCTGCGGACGCATCCGAACGGAAACAAAGACGGTACAG